A region of the Penicillium psychrofluorescens genome assembly, chromosome: 6 genome:
AAAAGATTTGCCAAGAAATATCTATTTCCGTTCTTCAGCGACGATCTTCAGCGACTTGCTCAGATGGTGGGTGTAGTGGTCGACTTTCCACGGCCGAGCATTGAGTTCCGCCACGTCCTGAATATTTCCCAGCAACCCGGTGGACTGGACCTATGCACGTCTTTATTGCAATCTCACTTCACAAGTGACTGGAGCAGTGTCGATACTATCGTGTGTTGCGAGGCCGGTGGCTTTGTCTTTGCCTCGGCGCTCGCCTTGCGAGTTGGTGTACCTTTGGCCTTGATCCGGGAAACGGGAAAGCTACCGCCACCCACCGTTTCTGTCCCTAGGTCTGCATCGCATATATCTTCCGCTTCAGTGGCTAGAtccaagaagagaaacatCGAGATAGGCTTGGATGTGATCCCAACGGGGGCATCAGTAGTGGTTGTAGACGACGTACTCGCCACGGGGAACACACTGTCCGCGGTCTTACAACTTCTTGGCAAAACTAACGCCTGTTCTGATGTCAAAATCATTGCAGTCGCCGAATTTCCTGTCCATCGTGGACGGGAATTACTGCGGGAGCGTGGCTATGGGGAAGTTAATATACAGAGCCTCCTAGTTTTTGATGGTGCTTAGGAAACGAGAGATGAGTGGATCCTGGGCAATCGGAACTTTGACTAGCGAAATTGATACTTTTTCAATCTGCCAAGCTTCCTAGAATCGCTAGTGCAGTACTAGATAACGACTAGACCTCGCCAAAAACCTACCCACGAGAGCCTATCACTATGGAACTTTCCGAAATAGGATGTTTCATTTACTGATTTACGTCATGAATTACCCGTTATTTATCCCAATTTACAGATCCCAGGACTCACCTATCAGTTACTGGGCGAATATAGGGCTCCCAGAATCCGCGACGGCGTTCATAGGGTGTCATTATAGGCTCCCGAGAGTCATGATAGGTACTTCGGGCAATATTCTGATGGCTTCTAGAGATAGTCCTGCGGCTTTTGGGATCCTTTATAGTAGCTGGGGCCACGAGTATGGCTCTATATTTCCTCGATTTACTCAAATGTAGAGTGCTATCGTGATCACTGAATCCTACGCACTTTTGATACCGGTTCACTCATTAGGCTGTCTTGGAAAGCAGCCATCCATCATTCTGTAGTGTCTGGAAAATACCCCGAGGGTCAACTTCCCGGGCAACGGATCTCAGCTTGCTCAAGTTCTCCGATCCATAGGTAGCTAGAGGATCCTGGTCTCGTGAACAATAGTTCGAATACTTGAAATCAACGTAAGTgccgttcttcttcgcgACGGCCTCGGCCTGATCGACGATTTTGTGACTGGCTTCCAGCATGGTggcctcatcctcgggatTCGACCAGTCCATCATAATCAGGAACCCTATTCAAAATTAACGAACCGCAAAAGCGGACATCATTGGATCCAGACACATACATTGATGGGCCTGCGCTTTTAGCCCTAGCGGGTTGCCTCCATTGGCATCGCAAACTGTGATAGCGTTTGATGACATAGGCTGGATATTCATAGTAATGCGAGCCCCCGGAATATTCTTGACGACCTCTAGTTGTTGGAGGCGGTATTCCTCCACGGCGTTGTAAACATCTAGGTCAGGATCGTGAAACTCCCTAAGGAATACTACTACTCGACTACCGCATTGCTGGCTCGGAGCTAGGTGGGCCCTTCGACGCCGACTCGTCCAGGGGAACCCGTGAACTCCACAAAATCTTACAGCTAAGGTGGCGGGCTGTCATCGGCTTTAATAGCATCTTAAAACAAGAGTCTGTAAGATAGTTTTTCTTGTACAGGTTTGTTTATTAACCTGTACTAAATCTATGTGGACCAACACCCGCTTCTCTAGACACAAATCTAAGTGGAAACTAGACCGCATCAAACCCAACTCTGAGAACGGGTTGGGCTTGGGCCTATTGAGGGTACCCATGGGATGGGTTTGGTGAGGGCTAGGTCTAATTGAGGCAAAAAGGGTTACGCTAAATACTCCTAGGACAGTGAGATCTTTGGCACCCTTTCGGGGTAACCCAGGTCCATCCTTTTGCGTTATCCTCGTTTGCATACAAATTATACGCATGAAGGCGCATAGAGCCGTGTCTTTAGAAGTGTTGGATATAAAAGAGATTTCACAAGGTCTAACCAGAGTGAGAGTTGTGCTATTTTCCATTTTTTAACCGCACTAGACATTCCCAGTCTGTGGATTTCTCTAGGGTCGACGCTAACCCTAATGTATCAATGGCAGGTTCGATACAGGAGTTCCAACAGATACATAATCTTAGAAGCAGCCCCCCTTCTCCAGTTTTCTTAATCTTTTCTTACTCTTTCCCCAGGGGAAGCGAGCATTCAGCGACATCATGAGCACGAGTACTTCTGCTCTGGATGAAGGGGGCACCCCCTCAATGGTAGTAACAGTGCGAGCGGTGTCTTTCACGCTTGCAGCTTTGTCCTTGTTGGTGTGCGGATCTAGGGTAATGATGCTCTACGCGCCAACAATCCCTAGAAATGGCTAACCGGAAGAACTGGGACAGCTATATGTGAGGaaatttcttcttcgatccTTTGGCAACGATGATTTGTTTGTCGCTATCTCTCTGGTATGTGTTTTCAACCAACATTCTCTGCACTGGTGATCTAAAGTCGCTTGGGGACTATCAGATCCTCGTACTGGCATGGGATGCCCTGGCAGTTGTTGTAACTTACTACGGAGTTGGGTACCATCAATCCACTCTTTTGCTCAGTGATATCATGGTGATGGAAAAGGTGAGCTCGCTTCAGCTATGATCGTCTTTTTTTACAAAACTGACCACAGTATTTTCAGCTTGTTTACATCGCCAACACAGTATATCTTGTTGTCGCAGCGTGCGTCAAGACCAGTCTACTCCTATTTATCATGCGGGTCTTCCCCATAACATACATCCGCTATTGGGGATGGAGTATTATTATATTCCTAGCGCTGTTTACCATTTCAGGGTCGTTCGCGATGGTTTTTCAATGTGTCCCCGTTCAGGCAACCTGGGATAAAACAATCGAGCCCAAGAAATGCTTTTCTAATAACGCACTGTTTGGCATCACTATGTATCAAGGTGTGGTGATGTTCCTTGTTGATGTGGCAATCATTATCCTTCCCATGCCTAGCATTTGGACCCTTCAGATGCCCATTCGACGCCGCTTGTCTATCTCGGCTCTCTTTGCTCTTGGTAGGCTGCTCTCCTCTTACCGGTACCCGGTCAAATATTAATGTTTCAAATATAGGAACTCTCAGTTatgctgctgcgctggttCGATTGCCGACACTAGCATATCAGAAAAACACCACCGACTATACTTGTGCGTTCCTCTGTAAAGAGAATTCCGGGGCTCTCTACTGACTTACATTGGTGAATAGTTTCTATCGCGAAGTCGCTTCTCTGGATGGTCGTCGAGTACAATATAGGGCTGATAGTGGGATCCCTACCAACCTTGAGGAAACTTGGGGTGTTCCGCCGTATTCTGGATTCCTCCCAGCGTAGCCTGCCTCCGACCGGTGGACGTTCCAGTGGCATTATCTACGGACACAACAGTCAAGGGAGTTACCCTCTTCAAAAAGCTGGTCGGAACTCGCGATCGCTGGGAAAGTCCAACATTGGTGAGGGGACAGTGGTTGTCCTGCGGAGCGAGAGTAGCGAGCGCATAATTGGGGACCCAGATGGCGACCATAATTAAAAAAGCAATGTGTATATTATACCCGAGATCATTATTTGCAAGCGAGAAGGCTGCGTGGCCTACTGTACCGACTTCCCCTTCAGGTGACTTGGCGAAGCCTTGAGGAATCAGCCTCTGTATCTAAGAGATTTATTCTATCCTCGTGTCTATGCACCTGTGTTTAGCCTCTTAGTGGCCCATTCCAGCAACGACGCAAACCATAGTAGGAAACCTTGGCAAGCTTATACTGGTCCCTCTCCAATCACTATCTCTTTTCCTGAGATCTTCCAAATCGGC
Encoded here:
- a CDS encoding uncharacterized protein (ID:PFLUO_009470-T1.cds;~source:funannotate), translated to MREFHDPDLDVYNAVEEYRLQQLEVVKNIPGARITMNIQPMSSNAITVCDANGGNPLGLKAQAHQWFLIMMDWSNPEDEATMLEASHKIVDQAEAVAKKNGTYVDFKYSNYCSRDQDPLATYGSENLSKLRSVAREVDPRGIFQTLQNDGWLLSKTA